A genome region from Rhinopithecus roxellana isolate Shanxi Qingling chromosome 10, ASM756505v1, whole genome shotgun sequence includes the following:
- the GABARAPL1 gene encoding gamma-aminobutyric acid receptor-associated protein-like 1, which yields MKFQYKEDHPFEYRKKEGEKIRKKYPDRVPVIVEKAPKARVPDLDKRKYLVPSDLTVGQFYFLIRKRIHLRPEDALFFFVNNTIPPTSATMGQLYEDNHEEDYFLYVAYSDESVYGK from the exons ATGAAGTTCCAGTACAAGGAGGACCATCCCTTCGAGTATcggaaaaaggaaggagaaaagatcCGGAAGAAATATCCGGACAGGGTCCCC gTGATTGTAGAGAAGGCTCCAAAAGCCAGGGTGCCTGATCTGGACAAGAGGAAGTACCTAGTGCCCTCTGACCTTACCG TTGGCCAGTTCTACTTCTTAATCCGGAAGAGAATCCACCTGAGACCTGAGGACGCCTTATTCTTCTTTGTCAACAACACTATCCCTCCCACCAGTGCTACCATGGGCCAACTGTATGAG GACAATCATGAGGAAGACTATTTTCTGTATGTGGCCTACAGTGATGAGAGTGTCTATGGGAAATGA